From a region of the Nitrospiraceae bacterium genome:
- a CDS encoding DUF4412 domain-containing protein codes for MNIRTSAFVLAIGMLGVPGLSKAGDFEGILHMKMTHFDMGSQPTAMDWYVKGDMARMERKRQEGQNHVMIMDGQKRTMVMLMPEKKVAMEFNLDAASDKMGDLMKEEIDKKSVDRTGKTDKVAGYSCEVWRVIDKETKKLELEICVAKGFGRGATAFLDPKRVQDSSQPAWVKQLVKEGGFGLRTIHFGEDGKESSRSQVTGVERKSLDANLFTVPSDYARQNLSDIANKMKAGREQMQQGQGGADFEKMMRDAKQRRAQRSGDAAAGGEAPPEAAEMMKKLQEMMKKQQQQGGQ; via the coding sequence GTTCGTCCTTGCGATCGGAATGCTGGGCGTACCGGGGTTGTCGAAGGCCGGGGACTTTGAAGGTATCCTGCATATGAAGATGACCCATTTCGACATGGGGAGTCAGCCCACGGCCATGGATTGGTATGTCAAGGGCGACATGGCGCGGATGGAACGTAAGCGGCAAGAGGGCCAGAATCACGTGATGATCATGGATGGGCAGAAGCGCACCATGGTCATGTTGATGCCCGAGAAGAAAGTCGCCATGGAATTCAACCTGGACGCCGCGAGCGACAAAATGGGCGATCTCATGAAGGAGGAGATCGACAAGAAATCAGTCGACCGCACAGGAAAGACCGATAAGGTGGCCGGCTATTCCTGTGAAGTCTGGCGCGTGATCGATAAGGAGACCAAAAAGTTGGAACTTGAAATCTGCGTGGCGAAGGGATTTGGGCGCGGCGCCACAGCCTTCCTGGATCCAAAGCGAGTGCAGGATTCTTCACAGCCTGCATGGGTCAAGCAACTGGTCAAGGAAGGCGGGTTCGGACTGCGGACCATCCACTTTGGAGAGGACGGCAAGGAATCGTCACGGTCCCAAGTGACGGGGGTTGAGAGGAAAAGCCTCGACGCCAATTTGTTCACCGTGCCGTCCGACTATGCGCGTCAGAACTTGAGTGACATTGCGAACAAGATGAAGGCGGGGCGCGAGCAGATGCAACAGGGCCAAGGCGGAGCCGATTTCGAAAAGATGATGCGCGATGCCAAACAGCGCCGGGCTCAGCGGAGCGGGGACGCCGCAGCAGGCGGCGAGGCTCCGCCGGAGGCGGCGGAAATGATGAAGAAGCTGCAAGAAATGATGAAGAAACAACAGCAGCAGGGAGGCCAGTAG